In Gemmatimonadaceae bacterium, a genomic segment contains:
- a CDS encoding four helix bundle protein, giving the protein MAAGVRDLKVWQEAVALGGEVLRVVRHSARRETKSATDALILTALAVASHIAEGYGRYTAPEQRQLYRAAKRDLLRLETQLAILRHADLLSLAAHGELLKRTHHVGRLLAGYIVYLERQRASDDENSTPTKAAPLAASS; this is encoded by the coding sequence ATGGCTGCTGGGGTCCGCGATCTCAAAGTCTGGCAAGAGGCCGTCGCCCTGGGTGGCGAGGTGCTCCGAGTCGTTCGTCACAGCGCTCGGCGCGAGACGAAAAGCGCGACCGATGCGCTCATCCTCACCGCCCTCGCCGTAGCGAGCCATATAGCCGAAGGGTATGGACGTTACACCGCGCCCGAGCAACGGCAACTGTATCGGGCGGCCAAACGCGACTTGCTGCGGCTCGAGACTCAGCTCGCGATCCTGCGCCACGCCGACCTCCTCTCGCTCGCCGCGCACGGAGAGCTATTGAAGCGAACGCACCACGTCGGCCGGCTCCTCGCCGGCTACATCGTCTATCTCGAGCGACAGCGTGCCTCCGACGACGAGAATAGCACTCCAACAAAGGCGGCACCATTGGCCGCGTCCTCGTAA